Proteins encoded together in one Candidatus Neomarinimicrobiota bacterium window:
- the ruvX gene encoding Holliday junction resolvase RuvX has product MLRILGIDYGSKRVGLALSDPTHLIASPFKTLTVSSDESLILALQKIIQDYEIESVVIGMPYRLKGGDSPQTKVVRKFTQKLMDNGIRVEEEDERLSSVSAKRALIDQNFKTGKNKGLIDQTAAAIMLQQYLDKKRRA; this is encoded by the coding sequence ATGCTTAGAATTTTAGGAATTGATTATGGATCAAAGCGGGTTGGGTTGGCTTTATCAGATCCCACCCATCTTATTGCAAGCCCCTTTAAAACGCTCACTGTTTCATCAGACGAATCGCTGATTTTGGCATTGCAAAAAATCATTCAAGATTACGAGATTGAATCTGTGGTAATCGGGATGCCATATAGGTTGAAAGGTGGCGATTCACCGCAAACCAAAGTGGTTCGCAAATTTACTCAAAAACTGATGGACAATGGAATTCGTGTGGAAGAAGAAGATGAACGATTAAGCTCGGTCAGCGCAAAACGAGCTTTAATTGATCAAAATTTCAAAACGGGAAAAAATAAAGGACTTATAGATCAGACGGCGGCGGCCATTATGCTTCAGCAATACTTGGACAAAAAAAGACGTGCTTAA
- a CDS encoding uracil-DNA glycosylase, producing MKPKLSEPARQYLRQVRDLYGDEIYLDLKKNDPIPPSNPGDLDAFNLEISECQKCSLGKSRTKFVFGVGDPNANLLLVGEAPGRDEDIKGEPFVGKSGRMLDKILRAIDRSREKDVFICNVLKCRPPENRDPLATEVEQCEPHLLNQIRLIKPKLIVSLGRVAGQTLLRVDKPLKSMRETIHDYHGIPLIVTYHPAALLRNENLKRPTWDDFKTIRDFLEA from the coding sequence TTGAAACCCAAACTATCCGAACCGGCTCGTCAATATCTTAGACAGGTTCGTGATTTGTATGGGGATGAAATTTATTTAGATCTCAAGAAGAATGATCCAATTCCACCTAGCAATCCCGGTGATCTGGATGCATTTAATCTTGAAATAAGCGAATGCCAAAAATGCTCACTAGGGAAATCACGGACTAAATTTGTTTTTGGTGTTGGTGATCCCAATGCAAATCTATTGCTCGTTGGCGAAGCGCCGGGGCGGGATGAAGATATTAAGGGCGAGCCGTTTGTAGGCAAATCAGGAAGAATGTTAGATAAAATATTGCGAGCCATTGATCGCAGTCGAGAAAAAGATGTATTCATTTGCAATGTACTCAAATGCCGACCTCCGGAAAATAGAGATCCACTCGCGACAGAAGTTGAACAATGCGAACCGCATCTATTGAATCAAATACGGTTGATTAAGCCTAAACTTATTGTTAGCTTGGGGCGTGTTGCCGGGCAAACCCTTTTGCGTGTGGATAAACCGTTGAAAAGTATGCGGGAGACCATTCATGATTATCATGGGATTCCCCTAATCGTAACTTACCATCCGGCAGCCTTGTTGCGAAATGAGAACTTGAAACGGCCAACGTGGGATGATTTTAAAACGATAAGAGATTTTTTAGAGGCATAG
- a CDS encoding YicC family protein, with translation MIKSMTGFGRGEVSAGNSHITAQVRAVNGRFLDIKIRGLELDPIVEQNIRKKLTDLIQRGTVALTIKSLNQNGSGELVFNHSKMKSIADAVSHVEKEFNVSISLGEVIKADDLFSSPEKGVESMDGVVDAVQKACNQMEKMRLAEGKKLLKDLSGRSSHIKKSLKTLKKLAESETKNRSKKYAEKVRELSDGIDLDQNRIIQEIAILAEKTDVTEEVVRIDSHIEQFNTLLKSKNPVGKRLNFILQEVGREVNTVGSKITSDRGVNRVVEMKNELERMREQVQNVL, from the coding sequence ATGATTAAAAGTATGACAGGATTCGGGCGGGGAGAAGTTTCTGCAGGTAATAGCCACATTACAGCACAGGTACGTGCTGTGAATGGTCGTTTTTTGGATATCAAGATTCGCGGACTTGAATTAGATCCCATCGTTGAACAAAATATTCGAAAAAAACTCACAGACTTGATTCAGCGTGGTACAGTAGCATTGACAATAAAATCACTAAATCAAAATGGATCAGGGGAGTTGGTGTTTAACCACTCCAAGATGAAATCAATCGCAGATGCAGTTTCTCATGTTGAAAAAGAATTTAATGTCAGTATTTCTCTGGGAGAAGTCATCAAGGCAGATGATCTATTTTCTTCACCTGAAAAAGGTGTTGAAAGTATGGATGGTGTTGTAGATGCTGTACAAAAAGCTTGCAACCAAATGGAAAAAATGAGATTAGCCGAAGGAAAAAAACTATTAAAGGATTTATCAGGAAGAAGTAGTCATATTAAAAAATCCCTAAAAACCTTGAAAAAATTGGCAGAATCCGAAACAAAGAACCGATCCAAAAAATATGCAGAAAAGGTGCGTGAACTTTCCGATGGAATTGATCTTGATCAAAACCGAATCATTCAGGAAATTGCCATCCTTGCAGAAAAAACAGATGTAACCGAAGAAGTGGTTCGCATTGATAGTCATATAGAACAATTTAATACATTGCTGAAATCAAAAAATCCGGTTGGCAAACGCCTCAACTTTATTCTGCAGGAAGTCGGCAGAGAAGTGAATACAGTTGGTTCAAAAATTACATCCGACAGGGGAGTGAACCGGGTTGTAGAAATGAAAAACGAACTCGAACGGATGCGTGAACAGGTTCAAAATGTCCTATGA
- a CDS encoding bifunctional (p)ppGpp synthetase/guanosine-3',5'-bis(diphosphate) 3'-pyrophosphohydrolase — protein MQNPLARFVPQLAGEYPKSFVKLYDQVSIPAGMDPDEVKQLLWKAFDFGDRYHDGQKRKSGAPYFEHCIAVAEILASWNMDPVMIMGGLLHDTIEDTDASHADLISNFGEDVAVLVDGVTKLSGIEFSTRAEQQVGNFMKMLLSVAKDLRVIIIKFADRLHNMKTIDYMSKMKQRRIAVETRDVYSPLAHRLGMAKVKWELDDLIFKTLDPKSYKEIDSKLKSTTKQRERYIKKVTTTLKEELSKYDIDARVYGRPKSHISIHKKMSKQDKSFEEIYDKEAIRILVDKMESCYLALGVIHNNYNPIQERFKDFIATPKTNAYQSIHTTIVGPDKKLVEIQIRTHDMEETAEIGVAAHWRYKEKKDKDSKGMDSHVGWLRELLDILQSEESDPREFMHLLKIDLFSDEIFVFTPKGELIQLPVLATPIDFAFKVHTEIGMKCLGAKVNQKVVPLNTKLKNGDLVEIITGKSQKPNYGWLKIAVTSKARNKINHYLKMASKVESLELGQEILKKTLRRLKKLSIQKEVESSFIKFGFQTTEQLLESIGNGNLTVRQILEKIIPESETEFDIQEPEATSRFSFMGSSPKGVKLQGIKDVMVSYGKCCNPIPGDETLGFITRGRGLTVHRSMCASLPLMSEEKDRVVPVDWDVAKTDLFNVRLKITGQDRKGILKDLTESISSHNINIKSVDMHGEDSVATALFIVQVNNIRQLDRIIRKIKKVRGVDHIERSER, from the coding sequence ATGCAGAATCCGCTTGCGCGGTTCGTCCCCCAACTTGCAGGCGAATATCCGAAATCATTCGTAAAATTATACGATCAGGTTTCGATACCGGCCGGCATGGATCCAGACGAAGTTAAACAATTACTTTGGAAAGCCTTTGACTTTGGCGATCGTTACCACGACGGACAAAAACGAAAATCCGGTGCTCCTTATTTTGAACACTGTATTGCTGTTGCAGAAATATTAGCATCCTGGAATATGGATCCGGTTATGATTATGGGTGGATTGCTTCATGATACAATCGAGGATACTGATGCGTCTCACGCGGATCTTATCAGTAATTTTGGCGAAGATGTTGCAGTATTAGTGGATGGTGTTACAAAACTAAGCGGAATCGAATTTTCTACAAGAGCAGAACAACAGGTAGGAAACTTTATGAAGATGCTTCTTTCGGTTGCTAAAGATTTACGAGTTATTATTATCAAATTTGCCGATCGCCTACACAATATGAAAACCATTGATTACATGTCTAAAATGAAGCAGAGACGAATTGCAGTAGAAACAAGAGATGTATATTCTCCTCTTGCGCATAGATTGGGAATGGCTAAGGTTAAATGGGAATTGGATGACCTCATTTTTAAAACACTCGATCCAAAATCGTATAAAGAAATTGATTCTAAATTGAAATCCACCACCAAACAGCGTGAGCGGTATATTAAAAAAGTAACAACAACCCTCAAGGAAGAATTATCAAAATATGATATTGATGCTCGCGTTTATGGGCGACCAAAATCACATATTTCTATCCATAAAAAAATGTCCAAACAGGACAAATCGTTTGAGGAAATTTATGATAAGGAAGCAATTCGAATTTTAGTAGATAAGATGGAATCATGTTATCTTGCGCTTGGAGTTATTCACAACAACTATAACCCGATACAAGAACGATTTAAGGACTTTATTGCCACACCCAAAACCAATGCGTATCAATCCATCCATACGACTATTGTTGGACCCGATAAAAAACTTGTTGAAATCCAAATTAGAACGCATGATATGGAAGAAACTGCCGAAATCGGTGTTGCTGCACATTGGCGGTATAAGGAAAAAAAGGATAAAGATTCCAAGGGTATGGATTCGCATGTAGGTTGGCTTAGGGAATTGTTGGATATTTTGCAAAGCGAAGAAAGTGATCCGAGAGAATTTATGCACCTTTTAAAAATTGATCTTTTTAGCGATGAGATATTTGTGTTTACTCCGAAGGGTGAATTGATACAATTACCTGTGTTAGCGACGCCAATTGATTTTGCGTTTAAAGTTCATACAGAAATTGGAATGAAATGTCTTGGTGCTAAAGTAAACCAGAAAGTGGTTCCACTAAATACAAAACTGAAAAACGGTGATTTGGTAGAGATTATCACGGGAAAAAGTCAAAAACCAAATTATGGCTGGCTCAAGATTGCAGTTACTTCAAAAGCCCGAAATAAAATAAATCATTATCTAAAGATGGCCAGTAAAGTTGAGAGTTTGGAACTTGGTCAAGAAATATTGAAAAAAACACTCAGGCGATTGAAAAAATTATCCATCCAAAAGGAAGTTGAATCTTCTTTTATAAAATTCGGATTCCAAACAACTGAACAGTTATTGGAGTCTATTGGAAATGGAAATTTAACCGTACGGCAAATACTGGAGAAAATCATTCCGGAATCAGAGACTGAATTTGACATCCAAGAACCCGAAGCTACATCCCGGTTTTCTTTTATGGGTTCATCGCCAAAAGGTGTCAAACTGCAGGGTATAAAAGATGTTATGGTGTCTTATGGAAAATGCTGTAACCCGATTCCTGGTGATGAAACGCTTGGGTTTATTACGCGAGGTCGTGGGCTCACGGTACATCGCTCAATGTGTGCGAGTTTACCGTTAATGAGTGAGGAAAAAGATAGAGTTGTTCCGGTAGATTGGGATGTAGCTAAAACCGATCTTTTTAATGTGCGGTTGAAAATAACAGGACAGGATCGAAAAGGAATTTTGAAAGATCTCACAGAATCGATTTCATCTCATAATATTAATATCAAAAGTGTGGATATGCACGGAGAAGATTCTGTCGCCACCGCTCTTTTCATTGTTCAAGTGAATAATATCCGTCAACTTGACCGCATCATTCGAAAAATTAAAAAAGTAAGAGGCGTAGATCATATAGAGAGATCTGAGCGATAA
- the mutS gene encoding DNA mismatch repair protein MutS has protein sequence MAKSKPQSTPLMRQFDEIKRQHTDSILLFRMGDFYETFAEDAKTVAKILGIVLTKRSNGVAGEVPLAGFPYHALDQYLPKLVKAGHRVAICEQVEDPKLAKGIVKREVTEVVTPGTITSDQTLNEKSNRFLGALAFEKKSVGFAFLDASTGEFFLGESPRKNLLDILRKFSPHEIVVAESVTISDQDWYIECMPFISRVEDWAVDKAEAMRILTDHFKVKSLKGFGCSSMDVGITAGGMIFHHVEKNLNGNLSHVSAVRPIRKDGLMNLDAFTVRNLEIFASLATQGTHGTLIDVLDETNTAGGGRLLRSWLYRPLTDLLTIQDRHNAVEGFVQDKNRLSDLRSELKELTDLERALGKLSKHILTPRELFGFRLSLDRIPGISLILKDSSHSQCQKLSETFKDVSKITEEINTILADDPPAKLSQIGVIRNGVNAELDDLRALSTSGKQWIADLQSQEREKTGINSLKIGFNRVFGYFIEVTKANQDLVPEDYIRKQTLVNSERYITPDLKEYEEKILSADERICEIESKIYFTLCDHILSEAKSIQVNAHVLNRLDVLSTFAQVAIDHHYCKPEMVEENVINLNESRHPVVEQLLPVTDRFVPNDLKMDSKTSQIHLITGPNMAGKSTYLRQIGQIVLMAQIGSFVPAKSAKLGIRDQLFTRVGASDNLAGGESTFLVEMNETANILNNATKQSLVLLDEIGRGTATFDGLSLAWAITEYLHNTDECASLTLFATHYHELTDLEHALDRLQNYHAAVKEFGDKIIFLRKILPGPGDESYGIHVAKMAGLPMSVISRATEILSHHIRQQTKDGTAPNKPASNQQSLFEKKESELQKDIEKMSINTMTPLEALETLDKLKKKHGL, from the coding sequence ATGGCGAAATCTAAACCTCAATCCACTCCGCTCATGCGGCAATTTGATGAAATTAAACGTCAACATACGGATTCTATTCTTTTATTCCGAATGGGTGATTTTTACGAGACTTTTGCAGAAGATGCGAAGACAGTAGCAAAAATTCTTGGAATTGTACTGACGAAAAGATCAAATGGCGTTGCTGGCGAAGTTCCGCTGGCAGGATTTCCCTATCATGCTTTGGATCAGTATCTACCGAAGCTGGTAAAGGCCGGGCATCGAGTTGCTATTTGCGAACAGGTTGAAGATCCGAAATTAGCGAAGGGTATCGTCAAACGTGAAGTAACAGAGGTGGTTACACCGGGGACTATTACATCAGATCAAACTCTCAACGAAAAGTCTAACAGATTTTTAGGAGCTCTTGCATTTGAAAAAAAATCAGTCGGATTTGCTTTTTTAGACGCTTCCACCGGCGAGTTTTTTTTGGGTGAATCACCCAGAAAAAACCTTTTGGACATTTTAAGAAAATTCAGCCCTCATGAAATAGTAGTGGCTGAAAGTGTAACCATATCAGATCAAGATTGGTATATCGAATGCATGCCATTTATTTCGAGAGTGGAAGATTGGGCAGTGGATAAAGCTGAAGCAATGAGGATTCTAACGGATCATTTTAAGGTAAAATCGCTTAAGGGTTTTGGATGCAGTTCTATGGATGTTGGCATCACAGCCGGCGGCATGATTTTTCATCATGTTGAGAAAAATTTAAACGGAAATCTTTCGCATGTTTCCGCAGTAAGGCCGATTCGAAAAGACGGCTTGATGAATCTTGATGCATTCACAGTTAGGAATCTTGAAATTTTTGCATCACTCGCCACGCAAGGTACGCATGGAACATTGATAGATGTGCTGGACGAAACGAATACAGCGGGAGGTGGAAGACTTTTGCGATCGTGGTTGTATCGTCCACTCACTGATTTATTGACAATTCAGGACAGACATAATGCGGTGGAAGGGTTTGTCCAAGATAAAAATCGATTATCCGATTTGCGATCTGAATTAAAGGAATTGACCGATCTTGAACGTGCCCTCGGAAAATTGAGTAAACACATACTCACACCGAGAGAGTTGTTCGGATTCCGATTGAGTCTCGACCGGATTCCGGGGATCAGTCTTATTCTAAAAGATTCTAGCCATTCACAATGTCAAAAGTTGTCTGAAACTTTTAAGGATGTTTCAAAAATTACGGAGGAAATCAATACAATATTAGCGGATGATCCACCTGCAAAACTTTCACAAATTGGCGTGATTAGGAATGGCGTAAATGCTGAGTTGGATGATTTGCGAGCATTATCAACGAGCGGAAAACAATGGATCGCTGATCTTCAATCTCAAGAGAGGGAAAAGACTGGAATCAATTCGCTTAAGATCGGATTTAACAGAGTGTTCGGATATTTTATAGAAGTAACCAAAGCCAATCAAGATTTGGTCCCCGAGGATTATATTCGAAAGCAAACCCTCGTGAATTCAGAAAGGTACATCACACCGGATCTCAAGGAATACGAAGAAAAAATTCTTTCTGCAGATGAACGGATTTGCGAAATTGAATCAAAGATTTATTTCACATTGTGCGATCACATTTTATCTGAAGCCAAGTCAATTCAAGTAAATGCACATGTGTTGAATCGGTTGGATGTTTTATCCACATTCGCTCAGGTTGCCATCGACCATCATTATTGCAAACCCGAAATGGTGGAAGAAAATGTGATAAATTTGAATGAATCACGCCATCCGGTGGTGGAACAACTACTTCCTGTAACGGATAGATTCGTACCGAATGATTTGAAAATGGATTCCAAAACCAGTCAGATTCATTTGATCACAGGCCCAAATATGGCCGGAAAATCCACGTATTTACGACAAATCGGTCAGATTGTACTTATGGCGCAGATTGGGAGCTTTGTTCCGGCAAAATCAGCAAAACTCGGTATTAGGGACCAATTATTTACTCGGGTTGGTGCCAGTGATAATCTTGCCGGTGGCGAGAGCACTTTTTTGGTGGAAATGAATGAAACGGCGAATATTTTGAATAATGCCACCAAACAAAGTCTGGTTCTGTTAGATGAAATTGGTCGCGGAACTGCCACTTTTGACGGACTTTCACTGGCGTGGGCCATTACCGAATATTTACATAATACGGATGAATGTGCATCGCTCACGCTCTTCGCGACGCATTACCACGAACTAACAGATTTGGAACATGCATTAGATCGGCTTCAAAATTATCATGCTGCAGTAAAGGAATTTGGTGACAAGATTATTTTCTTAAGAAAAATTTTACCCGGGCCTGGTGATGAGAGTTACGGAATTCATGTCGCAAAAATGGCCGGGTTGCCTATGAGTGTCATTTCGAGAGCGACAGAAATATTGTCGCACCATATCCGTCAGCAAACTAAAGATGGAACTGCACCAAACAAACCGGCGTCTAATCAGCAATCATTATTTGAGAAAAAAGAATCGGAATTGCAGAAAGACATTGAAAAAATGAGCATTAACACTATGACGCCACTTGAAGCGCTTGAGACACTCGATAAACTCAAGAAAAAACACGGTCTTTAA
- the lnt gene encoding apolipoprotein N-acyltransferase, with protein MSKPSYQLAIISGCFLGMSYPPLPLGFFALFGFIPLIHICVKESPKIAAKWGYVASVIANVISLYWIGLNTGAPFWVSMLSMIGAVFYLGIFWAAFAALVSMIHHRTGKGLMAAPFLWVAMEFLRTFGPLGYPWINLAITQSRYLPVIQILEITGTYGVAFWIVLVNAALYGYVVSNHKKVSPFLPIIIFILPWLFGGMRLLLWEQYEGKNISIAMVQPNVNPVDKWDHSKRSGLFALMDSLHVEAMELKPDLILWPESALPTYLRTNSVTRKPIMNRIKISGIPLLAGTPDKQTNEFGVTQYLNSTIFLKPNGSQSMYTKMKLVPFGEYVPLSSLFSFLDNLNIGVGNFEHGGTYTVFEMDSIKFSNMICYDSSFPSVAREFVSRGAQMLTIQTNDGWWRHTSGAYQHFELARLRAVENRVPVVRCANTGISGHFLPTGKHAGKIGFNQKGVGLANVTLQNHSSFYTKFGDAFAWLMTLISIGFIGMGWTRKSS; from the coding sequence TTGAGCAAACCATCTTATCAACTTGCAATCATCTCCGGTTGCTTCCTTGGAATGTCTTATCCTCCGCTTCCGCTGGGATTTTTTGCATTATTTGGATTCATTCCACTCATTCATATCTGTGTGAAAGAGTCTCCGAAAATTGCCGCAAAATGGGGGTATGTTGCGTCCGTTATAGCAAATGTGATTTCACTATATTGGATTGGGCTTAATACAGGCGCACCATTTTGGGTAAGCATGTTATCGATGATTGGCGCCGTATTTTATCTTGGTATTTTTTGGGCAGCATTTGCGGCTTTGGTTTCCATGATTCATCATAGAACAGGAAAGGGGCTAATGGCAGCGCCGTTCCTGTGGGTTGCTATGGAATTCCTTCGGACATTTGGTCCGTTAGGATATCCGTGGATCAATCTTGCAATTACTCAATCGCGGTACCTTCCTGTGATTCAAATACTGGAAATAACCGGAACCTATGGCGTCGCATTTTGGATTGTTTTGGTGAATGCAGCATTGTACGGATATGTGGTTTCGAATCATAAAAAAGTTTCACCATTTCTTCCAATAATTATATTCATTTTACCCTGGCTGTTTGGAGGAATGAGACTTTTGTTGTGGGAACAATATGAAGGAAAAAATATTAGCATTGCCATGGTTCAACCCAATGTAAATCCTGTTGATAAATGGGACCATTCCAAACGAAGTGGATTGTTTGCTCTCATGGATTCTCTACACGTTGAAGCAATGGAATTAAAACCCGATTTAATTTTGTGGCCGGAATCTGCTTTGCCAACTTATTTGAGGACAAATTCGGTCACTCGGAAGCCCATTATGAACCGAATTAAAATATCAGGAATTCCTTTGCTTGCCGGTACTCCAGACAAGCAGACCAATGAGTTTGGAGTCACACAATACTTAAATAGTACTATTTTTCTAAAACCCAATGGTTCGCAAAGCATGTACACCAAAATGAAACTTGTGCCATTTGGCGAATATGTTCCCCTATCATCGTTATTTTCGTTTTTGGATAATTTGAACATTGGGGTTGGGAACTTTGAGCACGGCGGCACTTATACGGTGTTCGAGATGGATTCAATCAAATTCAGCAACATGATCTGTTATGATTCAAGCTTCCCAAGTGTTGCACGTGAATTTGTGAGCCGTGGCGCCCAAATGCTAACCATTCAAACGAATGATGGTTGGTGGCGCCATACATCCGGTGCGTACCAACATTTTGAGCTTGCTCGCCTACGAGCAGTTGAAAATCGAGTGCCTGTTGTGCGGTGCGCAAATACAGGAATTTCCGGACATTTCTTACCGACAGGAAAACATGCCGGTAAAATTGGATTCAATCAAAAAGGCGTTGGGCTGGCTAATGTGACCTTGCAAAATCACTCATCTTTTTACACAAAATTTGGGGACGCATTTGCATGGCTGATGACCTTAATTTCCATAGGATTTATAGGAATGGGATGGACACGAAAATCATCATAA
- the dnaB gene encoding replicative DNA helicase, whose translation MAENPDQILNVQPQSNEAEQAVLGAMLASKEAVSKVLQWVTDIHFYKDAHAKIFRGMIQLFNEGEPVDTVSVVNQLKKAKDLENVGGAYYITGLVESVPTTANVEHYAKIVLEKAMLRELIKISHDLTKNAYDDRQDVDDIMDSAEQAIFSISQGRIKGGFEQLDPILQETFENLDKIHSSGGTVTGVPTGLLDLDEMTSGFQNSELIVVAGRPGMGKTALALTMARNAAIDHQKPVGIFSLEMASHQLAMRMLCAEARVDSHLVRTGKLPKSHWKNLSMSVGVLAEAPIFLDDTPSIGILELRAKARRLMAEHNIGMIMVDYLQLMSGPKGVENRQQEISVISRSLKALAKELKIPVVALSQLSRATEQRSDRRPQLSDLRESGAIEQDADVVMFVYRPYVYSRDEDDRGKVELILSKQRNGPTGNINLTFIDRYARFENLTSFSDMETEVPF comes from the coding sequence ATGGCAGAAAACCCAGATCAAATTTTAAATGTCCAACCGCAATCCAATGAGGCAGAACAAGCTGTACTTGGTGCAATGCTTGCGAGCAAAGAAGCAGTTAGTAAAGTACTGCAATGGGTAACGGATATTCATTTTTACAAAGATGCGCATGCAAAAATATTTCGAGGAATGATTCAACTCTTTAACGAAGGTGAACCGGTTGATACGGTTTCTGTAGTTAATCAGCTTAAAAAAGCGAAGGATTTGGAAAATGTCGGAGGTGCTTATTATATCACCGGGTTGGTTGAATCGGTTCCAACAACAGCCAATGTTGAGCATTATGCCAAAATTGTTTTAGAAAAAGCAATGCTTCGGGAATTGATAAAGATATCTCATGATCTTACCAAAAATGCCTACGATGACCGTCAGGATGTGGATGATATTATGGATTCGGCTGAACAGGCAATCTTTTCCATTTCCCAAGGTCGAATTAAGGGTGGGTTTGAACAATTAGATCCAATTTTACAAGAAACGTTTGAAAATTTAGACAAAATTCATTCATCCGGTGGAACTGTCACTGGTGTGCCGACCGGATTATTAGATTTAGATGAGATGACATCAGGATTCCAAAATAGTGAACTCATTGTGGTGGCAGGCAGACCTGGAATGGGGAAAACAGCCTTGGCACTTACCATGGCACGAAACGCTGCGATTGATCATCAAAAGCCCGTTGGGATATTTAGTTTAGAAATGGCAAGCCATCAGTTGGCAATGAGAATGCTTTGCGCGGAGGCAAGGGTTGATTCACATTTGGTTCGTACCGGGAAACTACCAAAATCCCATTGGAAAAATTTAAGTATGTCGGTTGGCGTTCTCGCCGAAGCACCGATTTTTTTAGATGACACTCCATCTATTGGTATTTTAGAATTGCGCGCAAAAGCACGTCGCTTGATGGCTGAACATAACATAGGGATGATTATGGTCGACTATCTGCAATTAATGTCAGGTCCAAAAGGTGTTGAAAATAGACAGCAGGAAATTTCGGTTATTTCGCGGTCCTTAAAAGCATTAGCCAAAGAATTGAAAATTCCAGTCGTCGCTTTATCTCAGTTATCTCGAGCTACTGAACAACGAAGCGACCGACGTCCCCAGCTTTCGGATTTGCGAGAAAGCGGTGCCATCGAACAAGATGCTGACGTCGTAATGTTTGTGTATCGCCCGTATGTGTACAGCCGGGATGAAGACGACCGCGGAAAAGTTGAATTGATTTTGTCCAAGCAGAGAAATGGTCCAACAGGTAATATAAATTTGACATTTATAGATCGGTATGCTCGCTTCGAAAATTTGACATCCTTTTCTGATATGGAAACTGAGGTACCATTCTAA
- the gmk gene encoding guanylate kinase, with translation MKNFIVISAPSGTGKTTICRKLQDQFSELDFSISCTTRQQRKNEINGRDYFFISQDEFEQKISENAFAEYEKVHGNFYYGTLKDTLETTRSENRMILLEVDVKGAMAIKSLYPEDTITIFVMPPSEDHLRGRLKKRGTDSAEHIEKRLERIREEYPYRERFDRQVINDNLNRAVEELITIISPKTKGVLYGS, from the coding sequence ATGAAAAATTTCATCGTAATTTCAGCCCCGTCAGGGACGGGAAAAACAACGATATGCCGAAAATTGCAGGATCAATTTTCGGAGTTGGATTTTTCTATTTCCTGCACAACTCGCCAACAGAGAAAAAACGAAATCAACGGACGTGATTATTTTTTCATTTCCCAAGATGAATTTGAACAGAAAATTTCGGAAAACGCATTTGCCGAATATGAAAAAGTTCATGGTAATTTTTACTACGGAACATTAAAAGATACACTTGAAACAACACGCTCGGAAAACCGAATGATATTGTTAGAAGTGGATGTAAAAGGCGCCATGGCAATCAAATCACTTTATCCCGAGGATACCATCACAATTTTTGTGATGCCTCCCAGTGAAGATCATTTAAGGGGTCGTCTCAAAAAAAGAGGGACAGATTCTGCGGAACATATTGAAAAAAGATTAGAAAGAATACGAGAAGAATATCCATACAGAGAACGGTTTGACCGTCAGGTTATTAATGATAACCTTAACCGAGCCGTTGAAGAATTGATAACAATCATTAGCCCCAAAACTAAAGGAGTACTTTATGGCAGTTAA